The proteins below come from a single Oryzias latipes chromosome 14, ASM223467v1 genomic window:
- the LOC111948686 gene encoding GTPase IMAP family member 2-like, with protein sequence QPVSFTGSDLRVVLVGQEKVGKSSSGNTILEKKEFECQLSSLTLRLRKAEGVVFGRRVTVVDTPGLFSTQLSARQVKAALRNAVQMSSPGPHVFLLTLQLGRFTMQEQASMEVLRKMLGAKVCERTMVLFTYGDRLEDTDISQLIKEDTNLQEVLRSSSGQFHVFNNKKMGDRRQVGELLQKIDLISQDGSSSFKMESRIAGMSRSFRIINQQCLRC encoded by the coding sequence CAACCTGTGTCATTTACAGGCTCAGACCTGAGGGTGGTGCTGGTGGGTCAAGAGAAGGTGGGGAAGAGCTCATCTGGAAACACCATCCTGGAGAAGAAGGAGTTTGAGTGTCAGCTCAGCTCTCTTACCTTGAGGCTCAGGAAGGCTGAAGGCGTGGTTTTTGGCCGCCGGGTCACTGTGGTGGACACGCCCGGGCTCTTCAGCACCCAGCTGTCTGCGAGGCAGGTGAAAGCAGCTCTTCGAAACGCTGTGCAgatgagcagtccaggtccccACGTCTTCCTGCTCACCCTGCAGCTGGGTAGGTTCACCATGCAGGAGCAGGCGAGCATGGAGGTGCTGAGGAAAATGCTGGGCGCCAAAGTCTGCGAGCGCACCATGGTGCTGTTCACCTACGGAGACCGGCTGGAAGACACCGACATAAGCCAGCTCATCAAAGAGGACACCAACCTGCAGGAAGTGCTGAGGAGCAGCAGCGGCCAGTTCCACGTGTTCAACAACAAGAAGATGGGAGACAGGAGGCAGGTCGGGGAGCTACTCCAAAAGATCGACCTTATCTCACAGGACGGAAGCTCCTCCTTCAAGATGGAGTCCAGGATAGCCGGCATGTCCAGGAGCTTCAGGATCATTAACCAACAATGCTTGAGGTGTTAA
- the LOC111948687 gene encoding LOW QUALITY PROTEIN: GTPase IMAP family member 4-like (The sequence of the model RefSeq protein was modified relative to this genomic sequence to represent the inferred CDS: deleted 1 base in 1 codon): MAQAEESHLRIVLVGKTGVGKSAAGNTLLKKKLFWSKLSASSLTSECQKETTECGGQTLAVVDTPGLFDTSRTEEFVEREIANCMCLASPGPHVFLVVLQPGRFTREEQETVKIIQTMFGEQAARFTMALFTHGDDLEDEGTTIEEIFKANPLLNQFISQCHGGYHVFNNKKKDDQQVEELVKKINTMVQRNEGKYFSNEMFQDVEKSIMEEKERLLKENPGMSDKEARKMAEKGNSFTKAMRQGTAIGAVAGFLGGPLGSAVGAAFGAVFGAISVATKKKDCTIQ, from the exons ATGGCCC AGGCGGAGGAGTCCCACCTCAGGATTGTGCTGGTTGGAAAAACTGGAGTAGGGAAGAGTGCAGCAGGAAACACTCTTTTAAAGAAGAAGCTCTTTTGGTCTAAGCTGTCCGCGTCCTCGCTGACCAGCGAGTGTCAGAAGGAAACCACAGAGTGCGGAGGCCAGACCCTGGCTGTGGTGGACACTCCGGGCCTGTTCGACACCAGCAGAACCGAGGAGTTCGTGGAGAGAGAGATCGCCAACTGCATGTGTCTTGCCTCCCCAGGTCCCCACGTCTTCCTGGTGGTGCTGCAGCCGGGCAGATTCACCAGAGAGGAACAAGAAACTGTGAAGATAATCCAGACCATGTTTGGAGAACAAGCAGCGCGCTTCACCATGGCTCTGTTCACACACGGAGATGACTTAGAGGACGAGGGAACCACAATTGAAGAGATCTTCAAAGCAAACCCATTGCTCAATCAGTTCATCAGTCAGTGTCATGGAGGCTATCATGTGTTcaacaacaagaaaaaggaCGACCAACAAGTTGAAGAGCTGGTGAAGAAGATCAACACCATGGTTCAAAGAAACGAAGGAAAGTACTTCAGCAACGAAATGTTCCAAGATGTAGAGAAGTCCATCATGGAGGAAAAGGAGCGGCTTCTGAAGGAAAACCCAGGTATGAGCGACAAAGAAGCCAGAAAAATGGCAGAGAAGGGCAACTCCTTCACCAAGGCCATGCGGCAAGGCACTGCCATCGGAGCGGTT GCTGGTTTCCTGGGGGGTCCGCTGGGGTCTGCAGTGGGAGCAGCTTTCGGGGCCGTGTTTGGGGCCATTTCTGTGGCAACGAAGAAAAAAGACTGCACTATTCAGTGA